In Sulfuricurvum sp., one DNA window encodes the following:
- a CDS encoding flagellar basal body P-ring protein FlgI: MRFFVLLFSLLTFLQAARISEVANVVGVRDNQIIGYSLVVGLKKTGDGTTSKFTLQSIANMLKAMNIDMNPVDIKSKNVAAVVVTAKFAPFARQGDSLDVTVSSIGDAKSLEGGTLLMTPLKGVDGKIYALAQGPISIGGKNEKGAGAESHPTVGLVYGGGLVEREINQDMIHMHNATLSLKSSNFNNAVAIQNVINSKYHASIATAIDPRTINLELPANKTMVEFLAEVQNLDINYAQDQKIIINERTGTIVAGVDVEVQPVVVTQGDMTVKILSQNAVSKPAGSVAMDKSLVIGLNENEVYTEKGTTTVANIARSLQKLGATPKEMISIFQAMKSAGAISVDLEVI, translated from the coding sequence ATGAGATTTTTTGTACTGCTTTTTTCCCTTTTAACTTTTTTGCAAGCCGCACGCATCAGCGAAGTTGCGAATGTCGTCGGTGTTCGTGACAATCAGATTATCGGTTATTCCCTTGTTGTCGGTTTGAAAAAGACCGGTGACGGTACAACCTCAAAATTTACCCTCCAATCGATCGCTAACATGCTTAAAGCGATGAACATTGATATGAACCCTGTCGATATTAAATCCAAAAACGTTGCAGCGGTTGTTGTTACGGCAAAATTTGCCCCTTTTGCCCGTCAGGGGGACTCCCTTGACGTCACCGTCTCATCCATCGGTGATGCGAAATCACTTGAAGGCGGTACATTGCTCATGACGCCGCTCAAAGGGGTGGACGGTAAAATCTATGCTTTGGCACAAGGGCCTATCAGTATCGGCGGTAAAAATGAAAAAGGGGCGGGTGCAGAATCGCATCCGACTGTAGGTCTGGTATACGGAGGCGGTTTGGTTGAGCGTGAAATTAACCAGGATATGATTCATATGCACAATGCGACCCTATCGCTTAAATCTTCTAATTTTAACAATGCCGTAGCGATCCAGAATGTGATCAATTCAAAATATCATGCGTCAATCGCAACCGCAATTGACCCACGCACGATTAATTTGGAACTTCCGGCGAATAAAACAATGGTTGAGTTCTTGGCCGAAGTCCAAAATCTGGATATCAATTATGCACAGGATCAAAAAATTATTATCAACGAGCGTACTGGAACGATTGTAGCCGGAGTCGATGTTGAGGTTCAGCCGGTGGTTGTGACACAAGGGGATATGACGGTTAAGATTCTTTCTCAAAATGCCGTTTCAAAACCTGCCGGAAGTGTTGCTATGGACAAAAGTCTTGTTATCGGGCTGAATGAAAATGAAGTTTACACCGAAAAAGGGACGACTACGGTTGCTAATATCGCCCGTTCGCTCCAAAAGCTCGGGGCTACTCCTAAAGAGATGATTTCAATCTTTCAAGCGATGAAAAGTGCCGGAGCGATTTCAGTGGATCTGGAGGTCATCTGA
- a CDS encoding rod-binding protein produces the protein MDISTVQYQKRLPTVGTKEGDKALREKTDQFEAIIIKMMLDEAMKDEKNLFNANDPGDKIFKSMYRDELSNASAGGFGFSQMLFDNLSQKGIKTEQ, from the coding sequence ATGGACATCTCAACAGTACAGTATCAAAAGCGACTCCCGACGGTGGGAACCAAAGAAGGGGATAAAGCTTTACGCGAAAAAACCGATCAATTTGAGGCTATTATTATCAAGATGATGCTGGATGAAGCGATGAAAGATGAAAAAAATCTTTTCAACGCTAATGATCCCGGAGATAAGATATTCAAATCGATGTACCGTGACGAACTCTCCAATGCCAGTGCCGGAGGGTTTGGATTTTCACAAATGTTATTTGATAATCTGAGTCAAAAAGGGATAAAAACAGAGCAATAG
- a CDS encoding flagellar biosynthesis anti-sigma factor FlgM — MISSVNGSLVKAAYQEPSLKTKEQEKSVQSITKQGDTSRIDELKASIEKGEYRVDIEALAKRIAKELT, encoded by the coding sequence ATGATCTCAAGTGTGAACGGCTCGCTCGTGAAAGCGGCATACCAAGAACCCTCATTAAAAACCAAAGAGCAGGAGAAATCCGTGCAATCTATTACAAAACAAGGTGACACAAGCCGAATCGATGAACTGAAAGCGTCTATCGAAAAAGGGGAATACCGTGTCGATATCGAAGCGTTAGCCAAGCGTATTGCTAAAGAGCTAACCTAA
- a CDS encoding EAL domain-containing protein, translating into MLNKLTLRNIANISFITILVGSIIVGTLLFLLLRDYEEIISDQQLSKSTYESLFVLKYDTERLLTTSNLEQQKKRLLQSQKQFQNLFRALSPKIKDKQEWIEFKNIILSELEKVQVILQDDLFSKQNMMEKSLLRRLGEGLNANENSSYYIKIRDLNSNIEYLKQYEDFLLDELYTFQLNKTVEADKHIDNAKNMLILVTAITFFLLVVLAYIVSQTIKTGEKKLLGIQGNLKNALFELEDKQKILVQQRDTLDYSAHYDSLTGIPNRLHFVEKLKQLIERNNETAEPFAVWFIDLDRFKEINDSFGHSIGDGVLQEVAKRLENAIGKESVARFGGDEFAIIVENAQHKSDSEVIIKRFLDMLDVPMDVEGYEIFITCSAGASFFPNEAQSAEELLRNADSAMYQAKNEGKNTYQFYTEEMTKRVLERITLENSLRKALSSNEFVLYYQPQVDMSNEKIIGFEALIRWNNPEFGIISPIKFIPIAEDTGLIIEIGEWVIEEASRQMMEWKNEGFNPGYIAVNISGKQLIHGNLEKIIPNILKRNSCPPALIELELTESIIMNNPEYSKNILAQLAESGFKLAIDDFGTGYSSLAYLKNLPINKLKIDKSFVDNLPEDQADCEIVKSIIHLAKGLKLNIVAEGIETKKQGQFILKEGCRVAQGYYYFKPLPAEEVRLLLTSELS; encoded by the coding sequence ATGTTGAATAAATTAACGCTTCGAAATATTGCCAATATCAGTTTTATAACCATCCTGGTCGGTTCGATTATTGTTGGAACATTATTGTTTTTGTTGTTACGTGATTATGAAGAAATTATTTCTGATCAGCAATTGAGCAAATCTACGTATGAATCTTTGTTTGTCTTAAAATATGACACTGAGCGTTTGTTGACAACCTCTAATTTGGAACAACAAAAAAAGAGACTGCTTCAATCACAGAAACAATTCCAAAATTTATTTAGAGCATTGTCTCCTAAGATCAAGGACAAACAAGAGTGGATTGAATTTAAAAACATTATCCTTTCCGAGCTTGAAAAAGTACAGGTTATACTTCAAGACGATCTTTTCTCAAAACAAAATATGATGGAAAAATCGCTTTTACGACGTCTTGGAGAAGGGCTAAATGCCAATGAAAACAGTTCATATTACATTAAAATTAGAGATTTGAACAGTAATATCGAATATTTGAAACAATATGAAGATTTTTTACTTGATGAGTTGTATACGTTTCAGCTAAATAAAACGGTTGAAGCGGATAAACATATTGATAATGCTAAGAATATGCTTATTCTTGTCACTGCCATTACTTTTTTTCTCCTTGTCGTTTTGGCCTATATCGTTTCTCAAACCATTAAAACAGGGGAGAAAAAATTGTTGGGGATACAAGGGAATCTGAAAAATGCCCTTTTTGAGCTTGAAGATAAACAAAAAATACTGGTCCAACAAAGGGATACTCTCGATTATAGTGCCCATTATGATTCACTTACGGGCATTCCCAATCGACTTCATTTTGTAGAAAAACTAAAACAATTGATAGAACGCAATAACGAGACGGCGGAGCCGTTTGCGGTCTGGTTTATCGATTTAGATCGATTTAAAGAGATCAACGACTCCTTTGGACATAGTATCGGAGACGGTGTTTTACAAGAGGTGGCTAAGCGACTGGAAAATGCAATAGGGAAAGAGTCGGTTGCACGATTTGGCGGCGACGAGTTTGCTATCATTGTTGAAAATGCACAACATAAAAGTGATTCAGAGGTGATTATAAAACGGTTCCTTGATATGCTTGATGTGCCCATGGACGTTGAAGGGTATGAAATATTTATCACGTGCAGTGCCGGTGCGAGTTTTTTTCCGAATGAGGCACAAAGTGCTGAAGAATTACTCAGAAATGCCGATTCAGCAATGTATCAAGCCAAAAATGAGGGAAAAAATACGTATCAGTTTTATACGGAAGAGATGACGAAACGGGTCTTGGAACGTATAACCTTAGAAAATAGCCTGCGTAAAGCGCTCTCCAGCAATGAATTCGTCCTTTATTATCAGCCTCAAGTAGATATGTCAAATGAAAAAATTATCGGTTTTGAGGCCCTGATACGGTGGAATAATCCGGAATTTGGAATTATTTCACCCATCAAGTTTATACCGATTGCGGAAGACACCGGTCTGATTATCGAAATCGGCGAATGGGTGATCGAAGAAGCCAGCAGACAAATGATGGAATGGAAAAATGAAGGATTCAACCCCGGGTACATCGCAGTAAATATTTCGGGAAAACAGTTAATACACGGCAATCTTGAAAAAATTATCCCAAATATTTTAAAAAGGAATTCATGCCCTCCTGCTTTGATTGAACTTGAATTGACGGAGAGCATTATTATGAATAATCCTGAGTATTCAAAAAATATTCTGGCACAACTGGCTGAAAGCGGATTTAAGTTGGCAATAGATGATTTTGGAACGGGGTATTCGTCATTAGCCTATTTAAAAAATTTGCCCATAAATAAACTTAAAATTGATAAATCATTTGTCGATAATCTTCCTGAAGATCAAGCAGACTGTGAAATTGTAAAATCGATTATTCACTTAGCCAAAGGGTTGAAACTTAATATTGTAGCCGAAGGGATAGAAACCAAAAAACAAGGTCAATTCATATTGAAAGAGGGGTGTCGCGTCGCACAAGGATATTATTATTTCAAACCGCTTCCGGCAGAAGAAGTACGATTACTCTTAACATCAGAGCTATCCTAA
- the flgK gene encoding flagellar hook-associated protein FlgK, which translates to MASIFNALHIGYSGLNAAQIGIDTTGHNISNAETPGYTRQRVVTAAATPISIDPGQRGNGVQITEITRVFDSFVYNRYKSASQNKSYSDEMKKNLQELSTYFPDIQNNGIKADLQSYFDTWQSLADNPSNSALKVSLAQQTQTLTQNINQTRAKITDLQSSLNDQVAVNIDEVNRIAEQIANLNKSINLAESDGINNANDLRDQRGKLELTLSNLIGAKVTEGQITSNNVVDSNISEGNGSYTIQVGGFNLVDGSSFHPIGIDKTGNKNGYNDLYYQRQDGVKIPFAEKITSGKVGALLELRGSTIGSDGEFEDGFLQETKTSMDNFAKGLIESTNSVYAQSATSQMRSNALSFSDTSSLLSTGENFKAGTFDVVAYDIDGKEVARRSITINEQTVMDNASATNLLPDGTPNSIIAQLKAQKDDNADNNALNDINSILNPVFTTPANTLSIDLSASFGSQGYTFSIEDNGTNFAGVTGVNRFLDGNNAKNISLKSDFKSDSSQINAFKMPSSGDNQTALGMVNLQFSSVDFTNGLSTTSDTIYNYYDSMVTKVGTKTNAAITNNDTVTAQYNSIKQEQDSISSVNIDEEMANLIRYQTSYGAAAKIITTIDQMMTTLLGIKA; encoded by the coding sequence ATGGCATCAATTTTTAATGCATTACACATCGGGTATAGCGGTCTTAACGCGGCACAAATCGGTATTGATACGACCGGGCACAATATTTCCAATGCGGAAACACCAGGGTATACCCGTCAACGAGTAGTCACTGCAGCGGCAACACCGATCAGTATTGATCCGGGTCAGCGCGGAAACGGGGTACAGATTACTGAGATTACCCGGGTTTTTGACAGCTTCGTTTATAACCGTTATAAATCCGCTTCCCAAAATAAGTCGTATTCGGACGAGATGAAAAAAAATCTTCAAGAACTCTCTACCTATTTTCCGGATATACAAAATAATGGTATTAAAGCTGATTTGCAAAGTTATTTCGATACATGGCAATCTTTGGCAGACAACCCGAGTAACAGTGCACTAAAAGTCTCTTTGGCACAACAAACACAGACACTTACACAAAATATCAATCAGACGCGTGCAAAGATTACAGATCTTCAAAGTTCGTTGAATGATCAAGTAGCGGTAAATATTGATGAAGTAAATCGTATTGCGGAACAGATCGCCAATTTGAACAAGTCGATTAATTTGGCAGAATCAGACGGGATCAATAATGCAAATGATTTGCGCGATCAGCGCGGGAAGCTTGAATTGACATTGTCCAATCTGATCGGTGCAAAAGTAACGGAAGGGCAGATTACGAGTAATAATGTAGTTGATAGCAATATTTCTGAAGGGAATGGAAGCTATACGATACAGGTTGGCGGATTTAATCTGGTTGACGGCAGCAGTTTTCATCCGATAGGGATTGATAAAACCGGAAATAAGAATGGGTACAATGACCTCTATTATCAACGTCAAGACGGAGTGAAAATCCCTTTTGCCGAAAAAATTACTTCCGGTAAAGTAGGAGCATTGTTAGAGTTAAGAGGCTCTACAATCGGTTCAGACGGAGAATTTGAAGACGGATTTTTGCAAGAAACGAAAACGAGTATGGACAACTTTGCAAAAGGGCTCATTGAATCGACCAACAGCGTATATGCTCAAAGTGCAACTTCACAAATGCGTTCAAATGCACTTTCATTTTCAGATACGTCATCATTGCTCAGTACCGGTGAGAATTTTAAAGCGGGGACATTTGATGTCGTAGCATACGATATTGACGGAAAAGAAGTTGCCCGCCGTTCGATAACAATCAATGAACAAACGGTAATGGACAATGCCTCGGCTACCAATCTTCTGCCGGATGGTACCCCAAACAGTATTATCGCCCAGCTTAAAGCGCAAAAAGATGATAATGCGGATAACAATGCATTGAACGATATTAACAGTATCCTGAACCCTGTGTTCACTACACCTGCAAATACACTTAGCATCGATTTATCTGCTTCATTCGGTTCACAGGGATATACATTTTCGATAGAAGATAACGGAACTAATTTTGCCGGAGTAACGGGCGTAAACCGATTTTTAGATGGGAACAATGCAAAAAACATAAGTCTTAAAAGCGATTTCAAATCCGATTCATCTCAAATCAATGCCTTTAAAATGCCGAGCAGCGGAGACAATCAAACGGCTTTAGGAATGGTAAATTTACAGTTTTCATCGGTTGATTTCACCAACGGTTTATCGACTACAAGTGATACCATCTATAACTATTATGATTCGATGGTGACGAAAGTCGGAACCAAAACTAATGCAGCTATTACAAATAACGATACCGTTACGGCGCAGTATAATTCGATCAAACAAGAGCAAGATTCAATCAGTTCTGTCAACATAGATGAAGAGATGGCTAATCTGATCCGTTATCAAACATCCTATGGAGCGGCTGCAAAGATCATTACGACCATAGATCAAATGATGACTACTTTATTGGGTATTAAAGCTTAA
- a CDS encoding ABC transporter permease, with protein MPLFSIAALVAVILFSFIGPYLYSVDPLFLDSHAILVSPCMSNWFGTDRLGRDLLARLMEGGQISLIIGFMSAFISTMIGLLYGISAALLRGGFDKVFIIIVDLFLTFPTLFLLLTLVSYVNASVWVLIFIISVTGWMGTARLIRSESFAIASKPFIRILHIGHVHPLKIMLKYYAPLLAPIVLVSFTFGVGGAILAESGLSFLGLGIVAPQMSWGSILSGGKEVIDIAWWVSFFPGLMIFIVTFALMNISNALQARMNQKEIR; from the coding sequence ATGCCTCTATTTAGTATTGCTGCGCTGGTCGCGGTAATTCTTTTCTCTTTTATCGGTCCCTATCTATATTCCGTGGATCCTCTGTTTTTAGATTCTCATGCTATTTTAGTCTCTCCTTGTATGTCCAATTGGTTCGGAACAGACAGATTGGGACGTGATTTGTTGGCCCGCTTAATGGAAGGGGGCCAAATCTCTCTCATTATCGGCTTCATGAGTGCTTTTATCTCCACGATGATAGGGCTACTCTATGGCATAAGTGCCGCATTGCTGCGTGGAGGGTTTGATAAAGTATTTATCATTATTGTGGATCTGTTTTTAACTTTCCCGACTCTTTTTTTACTTTTGACACTCGTGAGCTATGTCAATGCTTCCGTTTGGGTTTTGATCTTCATAATCTCCGTGACAGGATGGATGGGGACAGCCCGCTTGATTCGATCAGAGAGCTTTGCCATTGCCTCTAAGCCGTTTATCCGGATACTGCATATTGGGCATGTCCATCCTCTAAAAATTATGCTCAAATATTATGCTCCATTGTTGGCCCCGATTGTGTTGGTGAGTTTCACATTTGGGGTAGGGGGCGCTATTTTAGCGGAATCCGGACTCTCCTTTTTAGGGCTTGGGATTGTTGCTCCGCAAATGAGCTGGGGGAGTATCCTCAGCGGCGGTAAAGAGGTGATTGATATCGCGTGGTGGGTGAGTTTTTTTCCTGGGTTAATGATCTTTATCGTCACCTTTGCATTGATGAATATATCCAATGCATTACAGGCGCGTATGAATCAAAAAGAGATTCGCTGA
- a CDS encoding extracellular solute-binding protein, with amino-acid sequence MKIVIFFLTLITIFTLSGCQKRDTSEPANKIKKPYEGQSIILIVPTLEARLIRGPILDEVDAFEKKTGGKVRVVTPGWNETIKKIDESLIDPNLNYDIFVVISMWNGTLLGNNHIEPIPESIKKQIDWEDVLPIYRNSVLSWNGKAYGLPYDGDCINLYYRKDIFENPKNKVSFKARYGYPLAPPKTWKAFRDTAEFFNGWDWDGDGKIEYGMAGLRVKDDISMLQFFAQAAAYAKHPDDKAYYFDPETMKPRINNVAFVKALKDYVDFMRFGPPGMASFAGHDVRNSFVSGEVAMAMDWADMGIYAANSPVSIIKDKVGYAQIPGSDDVFNAKTSRWDHRYNQVSSISGNWMFLVNKESKHKELAFAFAAYMTSKEMTKKLTATNGTAVNPSRYSHFQDPASWNSAGFSTPSAKAYLDEITISLANPNVVYDITIPGAGEYYQAIDTYAYKAVMGEMSAQKALDKAAAEWEKITDKLGRKKQSSFYNSSLN; translated from the coding sequence GTGAAAATAGTAATCTTTTTTCTAACATTAATTACAATCTTTACACTTAGCGGATGCCAAAAGAGAGATACTTCCGAACCTGCAAACAAAATTAAAAAGCCATACGAAGGACAATCAATTATTCTCATTGTCCCTACCCTAGAAGCGAGATTGATACGAGGACCAATTTTGGATGAGGTGGACGCTTTTGAGAAAAAAACAGGGGGTAAAGTTCGCGTTGTCACACCGGGCTGGAATGAAACCATTAAAAAAATAGATGAATCCCTTATCGATCCTAATCTCAATTACGATATTTTTGTCGTTATTTCGATGTGGAACGGTACTTTATTGGGGAATAATCATATCGAACCGATTCCAGAATCGATCAAAAAACAGATCGACTGGGAAGATGTATTACCGATTTACCGTAATAGTGTTTTATCCTGGAACGGCAAAGCCTACGGACTTCCGTATGACGGAGATTGTATTAATCTCTATTATCGTAAAGATATTTTTGAAAATCCAAAAAACAAAGTCTCTTTTAAAGCGCGTTACGGCTATCCGCTTGCTCCGCCAAAAACATGGAAAGCCTTTCGAGATACCGCCGAATTTTTCAACGGTTGGGATTGGGATGGAGACGGCAAAATTGAATACGGAATGGCTGGGTTGAGAGTAAAAGACGATATCTCCATGCTTCAGTTTTTTGCCCAAGCTGCCGCTTATGCCAAACATCCTGATGACAAGGCCTACTATTTCGATCCCGAAACGATGAAGCCCCGCATTAATAATGTAGCATTTGTGAAAGCTTTAAAAGACTATGTTGATTTTATGCGATTCGGTCCTCCGGGCATGGCAAGTTTTGCAGGGCATGATGTCCGTAACAGTTTCGTATCCGGTGAAGTCGCTATGGCGATGGATTGGGCAGATATGGGGATCTATGCCGCCAATTCACCGGTTTCGATTATCAAAGATAAAGTGGGTTATGCACAGATACCCGGATCGGATGACGTTTTCAACGCTAAAACTTCTCGATGGGATCATCGTTACAATCAGGTTTCATCGATTAGCGGCAACTGGATGTTCTTAGTCAACAAAGAGTCCAAACACAAAGAACTCGCTTTTGCCTTTGCGGCATATATGACCTCCAAAGAGATGACCAAAAAGTTGACTGCAACCAACGGTACTGCCGTAAATCCCTCTCGCTATTCGCACTTTCAGGATCCTGCGTCATGGAATAGTGCCGGATTTTCAACTCCTTCCGCCAAAGCGTATCTCGATGAGATTACGATTTCATTGGCAAATCCAAATGTTGTTTATGATATTACCATCCCGGGAGCAGGAGAGTATTATCAGGCAATCGATACTTATGCCTATAAGGCAGTCATGGGAGAAATGAGTGCACAGAAAGCATTGGATAAAGCTGCTGCTGAATGGGAAAAAATTACGGATAAGTTGGGGCGAAAAAAACAGAGTTCATTTTATAACTCTTCGTTGAATTAA
- the rsmD gene encoding 16S rRNA (guanine(966)-N(2))-methyltransferase RsmD — MKNSPTITKKIIAGKYKGKTLKLPSKETTRSSKSIVLESFFNTLQFDIIDAVLVEVFSGSGSIGLEALSRGAKRVIFMEKDRDAIRTLRENIAQTDPSSCEVFEGDSFSTINQVKKRLSSLGESAFIYVDPPFAFREGMEEIYDKTIDMIASFPLEMATLIVIEHMSTLELPDAIGHFNRIKSKRFGKTSLTYYA; from the coding sequence ATGAAAAATAGTCCAACCATTACGAAAAAAATTATTGCAGGAAAATACAAAGGTAAAACGTTAAAACTCCCTTCAAAAGAGACGACACGCAGTTCAAAATCGATTGTTTTGGAGTCTTTTTTCAATACACTTCAATTTGATATTATCGATGCTGTCTTGGTCGAAGTTTTCTCAGGAAGCGGATCCATCGGACTCGAAGCGCTTAGCCGAGGGGCTAAAAGAGTGATCTTTATGGAAAAAGACCGCGATGCGATTCGTACCTTACGTGAAAATATTGCTCAAACCGATCCAAGCAGTTGTGAAGTATTTGAAGGGGACAGTTTTAGCACCATCAATCAGGTAAAAAAACGGCTTTCATCATTAGGTGAGAGCGCTTTTATCTACGTTGATCCTCCGTTTGCGTTTCGTGAGGGGATGGAAGAGATATACGATAAAACGATCGATATGATTGCTTCGTTTCCACTGGAAATGGCGACATTGATCGTTATCGAACATATGAGCACATTGGAATTACCGGACGCAATCGGTCATTTTAACCGTATCAAATCCAAACGCTTCGGGAAAACCTCTCTCACCTATTACGCATAA